One Molothrus ater isolate BHLD 08-10-18 breed brown headed cowbird chromosome 14, BPBGC_Mater_1.1, whole genome shotgun sequence DNA segment encodes these proteins:
- the LOC118698788 gene encoding glycine receptor subunit alpha-4-like isoform X2, with protein sequence MGALRAGALAFLLLLLLGCLLPRRGPLRLVSGREEIKAGSRSSPQPMSPSDFLDKLMGRTSGYDARIRPNFKGPPVNVTCNIFINSFGSVTETTMDYRVNVFLRQQWNDPRLAYREYPDDSLDLDPSMLDSIWKPDLFFANEKGANFHEVTTDNKLLRIFKNGNVLYSIRLTLILSCPMDLKNFPMDIQTCTMQLESFGYTMNDLIFEWLEEQEAVQVAEGLTLPQFILRDEKDLGYCTKYYNTGKFTCIEVKFHLERQMGYYLIQMYIPSLLIVILSWVSFWINMDAAPARVGLGITTVLTMTTQSAGSRASLPKVSYVKAIDIWMAVCLLFVFAALLEYAAVNFVSRQHKEFMRLRRRQRRQRMEEELSRESRFYLRGYGLGPCLQPKDGAGEGPGMCSPPGAPAVLREGESLRRRYLDRAKRIDTVSRAVFPFTFLLFNIFYWVVYKVLRSEDIHMVP encoded by the exons ATGGGCGCGCTCCGGGCCGGTGCGCtcgccttcctcctcctcctcctcctcggctGCCTCCTGCCCCGGCGCGGCCCGCTCAG gctGGTCTCAGGGCGGGAGGAGATTAAAGCTGGCTCCCGGAGCTCACCCCAGCCCATGTCACCCTCTGACTTCCTGGACAAGCTCATGGGACGAACCTCAGGGTATGACGCCCGCATTCGACCCAACTTCAAAG GTCCGCCTGTCAACGTGACGTGCAACATCTTCATCAACAGCTTTGGCTCCGTCACTGAGACCACCATG GATTACCGGGTGAACGTGTTCCTGCGGCAGCAGTGGAACGACCCCCGCCTGGCTTACCGGGAGTACCCCGACGACTCCCTCGACCTCGACCCCTCCATGCTCGACTCCATCTGGAAGCCAGACTTGTTCTTTGCCAACGAGAAAGGGGCCAATTTCCACGAGGTCACCACTGATAACAAGCTCCTGCGCATCTTCAAGAATGGCAACGTGCTCTACAGCATTAG GCTGACACTGATCCTGTCCTGCCCCATGGACCTCAAGAACTTCCCCATGGACATCCAGACATGCACCATGCAGCTGGAGAGTT TTGGCTACACCATGAACGACCTCATCTTCGAgtggctggaggagcaggaggccGTGCAGGTGGCAGAGGGCTTGACACTCCCACAGTTCATCCTCAGGGATGAGAAGGACCTGGGCTATTGCACCAAGTACTACAACACAG GCAAGTTCACCTGCATCGAGGTGAAGTTCCACCTGGAGAGGCAGATGGGTTACTACCTGATCCAGATGTACATCCCCAGCCTACTCATCGTCATCCTCTCCTGGGTCTCCTTCTGGATCAACATGGATGCAGCACCAGCCCGGGTGGGCTTGGGCATCACCACGGTGCTCACCATGACCACGCAGAGCGCCGGCTCCCGCGCCTCCCTGCCCaag GTGTCCTATGTGAAGGCCATTGACATCTGGATGGCCGTGTGCCTGCTCTTTGTCTTCGCCGCCTTGCTGGAGTACGCGGCCGTCAACTTCGTGTCCCGCCAGCACAAGGAGTTCATGCGCCTGCGCCGCCGCCAGCGACGGCAGAGGATG gaggaagagctgagcCGCGAGAGCCGCTTCTACCTGCGAGGCTACGGGCTGggcccctgcctgcagcccaaggacggggctggggagggcccTGGCATGTGCAGCCCCCCGGGAGCCCCCGCCGTGCTGCGGGAGGGGGAGAGCCTCCGCAGGCGCTACCTGGACCGCGCCAAGCGCATCGACACCGTCTCCAGAGCTGTCTTCCCCTTCACCTTCCTGCTCTTCAATATCTTCTACTGGGTGGTTTACAAAGTGCTGCGCTCAGAGGACATCCACATGGtgccctga
- the LOC118698788 gene encoding glycine receptor subunit alpha-4-like isoform X1 — translation MGALRAGALAFLLLLLLGCLLPRRGPLRLVSGREEIKAGSRSSPQPMSPSDFLDKLMGRTSGYDARIRPNFKGPPVNVTCNIFINSFGSVTETTMDYRVNVFLRQQWNDPRLAYREYPDDSLDLDPSMLDSIWKPDLFFANEKGANFHEVTTDNKLLRIFKNGNVLYSIRLTLILSCPMDLKNFPMDIQTCTMQLESFGYTMNDLIFEWLEEQEAVQVAEGLTLPQFILRDEKDLGYCTKYYNTGKFTCIEVKFHLERQMGYYLIQMYIPSLLIVILSWVSFWINMDAAPARVGLGITTVLTMTTQSAGSRASLPKVSYVKAIDIWMAVCLLFVFAALLEYAAVNFVSRQHKEFMRLRRRQRRQRMGLSSGTASLESLRQPSSRHSSEHTYATLCSSREEELSRESRFYLRGYGLGPCLQPKDGAGEGPGMCSPPGAPAVLREGESLRRRYLDRAKRIDTVSRAVFPFTFLLFNIFYWVVYKVLRSEDIHMVP, via the exons ATGGGCGCGCTCCGGGCCGGTGCGCtcgccttcctcctcctcctcctcctcggctGCCTCCTGCCCCGGCGCGGCCCGCTCAG gctGGTCTCAGGGCGGGAGGAGATTAAAGCTGGCTCCCGGAGCTCACCCCAGCCCATGTCACCCTCTGACTTCCTGGACAAGCTCATGGGACGAACCTCAGGGTATGACGCCCGCATTCGACCCAACTTCAAAG GTCCGCCTGTCAACGTGACGTGCAACATCTTCATCAACAGCTTTGGCTCCGTCACTGAGACCACCATG GATTACCGGGTGAACGTGTTCCTGCGGCAGCAGTGGAACGACCCCCGCCTGGCTTACCGGGAGTACCCCGACGACTCCCTCGACCTCGACCCCTCCATGCTCGACTCCATCTGGAAGCCAGACTTGTTCTTTGCCAACGAGAAAGGGGCCAATTTCCACGAGGTCACCACTGATAACAAGCTCCTGCGCATCTTCAAGAATGGCAACGTGCTCTACAGCATTAG GCTGACACTGATCCTGTCCTGCCCCATGGACCTCAAGAACTTCCCCATGGACATCCAGACATGCACCATGCAGCTGGAGAGTT TTGGCTACACCATGAACGACCTCATCTTCGAgtggctggaggagcaggaggccGTGCAGGTGGCAGAGGGCTTGACACTCCCACAGTTCATCCTCAGGGATGAGAAGGACCTGGGCTATTGCACCAAGTACTACAACACAG GCAAGTTCACCTGCATCGAGGTGAAGTTCCACCTGGAGAGGCAGATGGGTTACTACCTGATCCAGATGTACATCCCCAGCCTACTCATCGTCATCCTCTCCTGGGTCTCCTTCTGGATCAACATGGATGCAGCACCAGCCCGGGTGGGCTTGGGCATCACCACGGTGCTCACCATGACCACGCAGAGCGCCGGCTCCCGCGCCTCCCTGCCCaag GTGTCCTATGTGAAGGCCATTGACATCTGGATGGCCGTGTGCCTGCTCTTTGTCTTCGCCGCCTTGCTGGAGTACGCGGCCGTCAACTTCGTGTCCCGCCAGCACAAGGAGTTCATGCGCCTGCGCCGCCGCCAGCGACGGCAGAGGATG GGCCTGAGCAGCGGCACGGCCAGCCTGGAGTCCCTGCGGCAGCCGAGCAGCCGGCACAGCAGCGAGCACACCTACGCGACGCTCTGCAGCTCCCGG gaggaagagctgagcCGCGAGAGCCGCTTCTACCTGCGAGGCTACGGGCTGggcccctgcctgcagcccaaggacggggctggggagggcccTGGCATGTGCAGCCCCCCGGGAGCCCCCGCCGTGCTGCGGGAGGGGGAGAGCCTCCGCAGGCGCTACCTGGACCGCGCCAAGCGCATCGACACCGTCTCCAGAGCTGTCTTCCCCTTCACCTTCCTGCTCTTCAATATCTTCTACTGGGTGGTTTACAAAGTGCTGCGCTCAGAGGACATCCACATGGtgccctga